GAATATTACTGCATCAGGGATTACGTGAATTGGATCCTCTTTCAAGATTACTTTTATGTTAAAGTCTTCTTTCCACTCCGGAGGTATAAATTTCCATTTTTTAAAAATCTCACCCCCCTTAAAATCCCTGGTAAGTCTTTCATAAATAACATTTTTTTCTCCAGCAATAATTAAAAACTTAGATGTATAATCATCTTTGTTTTCTTTTAGCCAATTAAGGTATGACCAAACTATAATCAAAGCCATTACAAAGGTTTTACCAGAGCCAGTAGCCATCTTAAAGGCATAAAGTGGATATTGGTCGTAAGAAGGATCATAGCCCCTTATTGGACCTGCTCCAAAATCTCTCGCCATATCTATGAAATTTTTCTTTTTCATCACTTCATAAACATAGATAAGTGTTTCAATTGCTTCTCTTTGACAGAACCAGAAATGAAATGGCTCATCGTCCACCAAACAGTCATCCTTAAACCAGTATTGTAATAAACGCCGGGTAGTATCTGTCACATTTGGATAGCATTTCTCCCGCCATTCATAAACTGCCTTCCTCAATTTATTGGCTAAATAAGTCGGGCTTGATCTTCTTTTATCTGGTTCTAAAAGTTCATACGGCTCTATCATATCCCTAAAGTAGGCTTGCTTGGGTTGTTTCATTTTATCCCCACCTTTAGAATTTTATTGGTATCATCCCCAAAAACATCCACAACCTTTACCATAATCTGGTATTCCTCAGCATCGTCATATCTGTGTTTAGCCTTATAATCCACCTTTGGATTTTTCTTTACTCTAAAACTCTGCCACTGATTGTGGAATGTATCTCCCTTATAATTCCAGTCGATTGCCCAGTAATCTATAAGTTCTCTTGAGTCTTTTACTTTTCTTGCTATCTCAGCAAGTTCTGCTGTCGGTGAAAGCTGGAAATCTGTTATTTTCAGACTTAATTCATTGCCTTTGATCTTTGTCTCAAGTTCTAAATAAGCAACCTCAGGGAATTTTACATATTTTGCCAATTCCTTTTCCACTACCTGATCTGGAACTTTCAATAGCTGTAGATCAAAACCGACAAGTGAAGATTTTATTTCATTTACTGAAGGCATCTGAACGAGTCTTAAATCAACGCCGTTTTTCTTTGCTAATGCCTTGGCTAATTCATTCACCTCATAACTCCACTCCCAGCCAAGAACATCTGCCTTGTTGAATTTGTTAGCTCTACACTCAACAACAACCTTTTCAACCTCTTCCATTGTAACGGGGGCATTCAGAGGACCAACATGAACAACTCTATCTCCTTTACTTCCATGTAAATATCTAAAGCCCGTCAGAGGCTGTGTCTGATAGAGTTTTAACATAAAGGCAAGGTATTCATCTTCTTTTTCCTGCCAATAAATTGTTTCATAATTTCCTATATTCCATAGTTCAAATGGTCTTGCTGGCTTTTCATATTGCCTACCTTCATTCTGTAAATCCTTTGAGTTATGAATATCCAGGAGCCTCTTTCTCGTAACCTGAATGGCAAACTTGGATAGATCGCAACCTATCCATCGCCTACCAAGTTTTTCTGCAACCGCTAAGGTCGTCCCAGAGCCGCAGAAAGCATCAAAAACGATGTCGCTAGGGTTGGATGAGGCAAGGATGATGCGATTGAGTAATTTTTCT
The Candidatus Thermoplasmatota archaeon genome window above contains:
- a CDS encoding DEAD/DEAH box helicase family protein, whose amino-acid sequence is MDDEPFHFWFCQREAIETLIYVYEVMKKKNFIDMARDFGAGPIRGYDPSYDQYPLYAFKMATGSGKTFVMALIIVWSYLNWLKENKDDYTSKFLIIAGEKNVIYERLTRDFKGGEIFKKWKFIPPEWKEDFNIKVILKEDPIHVIPDAVIF
- a CDS encoding site-specific DNA-methyltransferase → MIRMANNKKYVELLWHQKYDKMDLREKMPVERPNLPFQVVETINKPRRIQKGLGDFEESLKHWPENYSKDWKNLLVWGDNKLVMSSMIKQGWAGKINLIYIDPPFFTGSDFTIRTKLGDEKIEKEPSIIEERAYKDTWSGGIASYLKYMYERLVLMRDLLAENGSIYVHLDWHVGHYVKVMIDEIFGYENCRNEIVWCYTGPVRKVKDFADKHDIILRYTKGDNPVFNIDEVRIAYSESFLSRRKYAEGTGGIYAGKFEREEGEFEEYRKGKIPEDWWNDIPSGGQISRDELLGFDTQKPEKLLNRIILASSNPSDIVFDAFCGSGTTLAVAEKLGRRWIGCDLSKFAIQVTRKRLLDIHNSKDLQNEGRQYEKPARPFELWNIGNYETIYWQEKEDEYLAFMLKLYQTQPLTGFRYLHGSKGDRVVHVGPLNAPVTMEEVEKVVVECRANKFNKADVLGWEWSYEVNELAKALAKKNGVDLRLVQMPSVNEIKSSLVGFDLQLLKVPDQVVEKELAKYVKFPEVAYLELETKIKGNELSLKITDFQLSPTAELAEIARKVKDSRELIDYWAIDWNYKGDTFHNQWQSFRVKKNPKVDYKAKHRYDDAEEYQIMVKVVDVFGDDTNKILKVGIK